In Pseudothermotoga hypogea DSM 11164 = NBRC 106472, the following are encoded in one genomic region:
- the nagA gene encoding N-acetylglucosamine-6-phosphate deacetylase, which translates to MRLRIRAKRLFTPLREFKDVCVTIENGRITSIGKSRLVAEQRYPILAPAFIDSHTHGAVGIDVMSATVEDFLKLSAFYAQHGVGLFFPTTVSDTFNSLSKVAETVRQAMKSDMLKAKIGGLYVEGPYLSPVKSGAHRKDLLKEPDLEELSRFVSEYGDVVKIFAIAPELEGAKETIQLLRRHRIVVSIAHTNATYKETLQAIEAGANRATHVFNAMRPFDHREPGVIGAILTNKNVHCEIICDLVHLHSASIEIVLKTKGPFKTLLISDSISATGLEDGIYELGQMKVEVKQGVATLCRQNVLAGSTLTIDRAVKNLVFGLGIPLRSALVMASFTVSKASGMKPNLIAEGMAANIVALDEELTPLALYVDGQLVHRR; encoded by the coding sequence ATGAGGTTGAGGATAAGGGCCAAACGGCTGTTCACACCGCTGAGAGAGTTCAAAGACGTTTGTGTCACGATCGAAAACGGCAGAATCACATCCATAGGGAAAAGCAGGCTCGTGGCGGAACAGAGATATCCCATCCTTGCCCCCGCATTCATAGACAGCCACACGCATGGTGCGGTCGGCATAGATGTGATGAGCGCGACAGTCGAAGATTTTCTGAAACTCTCCGCATTCTACGCGCAGCATGGCGTTGGACTCTTCTTTCCAACGACCGTGTCTGACACGTTCAACAGTTTGTCAAAAGTGGCGGAAACTGTCAGACAAGCAATGAAAAGTGATATGCTGAAAGCGAAGATCGGTGGCCTCTATGTCGAAGGACCTTATCTGAGTCCGGTGAAGAGCGGGGCACACAGGAAAGATTTGCTCAAGGAACCTGATCTCGAGGAGCTTTCAAGGTTCGTTTCTGAGTACGGCGATGTCGTCAAAATTTTCGCCATCGCACCGGAGCTTGAGGGTGCAAAAGAGACGATCCAATTACTGCGAAGGCATAGAATAGTCGTGAGCATCGCACACACGAACGCCACCTACAAAGAGACTCTGCAAGCGATAGAGGCAGGAGCGAACCGGGCAACGCACGTGTTCAACGCGATGAGACCGTTTGATCACAGAGAACCCGGCGTGATTGGAGCCATTCTGACGAACAAGAACGTGCACTGTGAGATCATATGCGATCTGGTGCACCTTCATTCAGCGTCAATCGAGATCGTTCTCAAAACTAAGGGGCCTTTCAAGACCCTGTTGATCAGCGATTCCATTTCCGCCACGGGACTCGAAGATGGCATCTACGAACTCGGTCAAATGAAGGTCGAGGTCAAACAGGGTGTTGCCACGCTCTGCAGGCAAAACGTTCTTGCGGGAAGCACGTTGACGATCGATCGTGCGGTCAAGAATCTTGTCTTCGGTCTTGGAATACCGCTCAGGTCTGCTCTCGTCATGGCGAGTTTCACGGTGAGCAAAGCGAGTGGGATGAAGCCCAACCTGATCGCGGAAGGGATGGCTGCAAACATCGTGGCACTGGATGAAGAACTCACACCGCTGGCACTTTACGTGGATGGCCAGTTGGTTCATCGGCGTTGA